In Candidatus Delongbacteria bacterium, one DNA window encodes the following:
- the argS gene encoding arginine--tRNA ligase has protein sequence MNIFELRIAERISEKYESLSFDEILNALEKPKNENFGDKSLPCFKFAKQLRKSPQMIGDEFLSIFTGDDYFSEITNAGGFLNFRFNRTVFVKNMIDSLQNGNFDRNIKTLGEGKVLAIDFSSPNIAKEFHIGHLRSTAIGNAISNIYAEAGWKVNRINHLGDWGTQFGKLLYAYIEWGNEEEFKKHPIRYLQQIYVKFHKLAETDTSLEDKGREWFKRLEDGDVKARELWELFRFHALESLKKSYKRLDIEFDYFWGEAFYEDACKDVIKLVEESEAGSISQGALVINLDDYDMPPCLIRKSDGTSIYATRDLAAAIHRYNELKFNKFIYVTEMKQNLHFKQVMKSLELLGFEWAKSMEHVFFGSIKGISTRKGNVKYLDDVFDEAKERALSVINEKNPDLNNKDEIAEKIGIGAVVFQDLSKSRVKDSEFDWERILAFEGETGPYVQYTYVRMHNILEKIGEYALADSTDYSVLTDDDSFRVLTEIGRFKEVIEFAINDNEPSVIANYLITLSKAFNKFYLSNRVMGEAESIMNSRIILLLNLKNIMAKCMNILGVPVIEKM, from the coding sequence ATGAATATTTTTGAGCTACGTATAGCGGAAAGAATTAGTGAAAAATATGAAAGCCTTTCATTTGATGAGATTCTAAATGCTCTTGAAAAACCAAAAAATGAAAACTTCGGCGATAAATCGCTACCATGTTTCAAGTTCGCTAAACAGTTAAGAAAATCACCTCAGATGATTGGAGATGAGTTTCTTTCTATCTTTACTGGAGATGACTACTTTTCAGAAATTACAAATGCTGGAGGTTTCTTAAACTTTAGATTTAATAGAACTGTTTTTGTTAAGAATATGATTGACTCGCTTCAAAATGGAAATTTTGATAGAAATATTAAAACCCTTGGCGAAGGTAAAGTCTTGGCTATAGATTTTTCATCGCCAAATATTGCCAAAGAGTTTCATATAGGACACCTTAGATCAACTGCTATTGGTAATGCCATCTCAAATATCTACGCTGAAGCTGGATGGAAAGTAAATAGAATTAACCATTTAGGTGACTGGGGAACTCAATTTGGGAAATTATTGTATGCATATATTGAGTGGGGAAACGAAGAAGAGTTCAAAAAACATCCAATAAGATATTTACAACAAATCTATGTTAAATTTCATAAACTTGCTGAAACTGACACTTCCCTTGAAGACAAGGGTCGTGAGTGGTTCAAAAGACTTGAAGATGGAGATGTTAAAGCAAGAGAATTGTGGGAACTTTTCAGATTCCATGCCTTAGAAAGTCTAAAAAAAAGCTACAAAAGACTGGATATTGAATTTGATTATTTTTGGGGGGAAGCTTTTTATGAAGATGCATGCAAGGATGTTATTAAACTGGTCGAGGAAAGTGAAGCTGGTTCAATAAGCCAGGGAGCTCTGGTTATTAATCTTGACGATTACGACATGCCTCCTTGTTTGATTAGAAAAAGCGATGGAACATCAATATATGCAACTCGTGATTTAGCTGCGGCTATACACAGATATAATGAGCTAAAATTCAATAAATTTATATACGTTACAGAGATGAAGCAAAATCTCCATTTCAAACAAGTAATGAAATCTCTTGAGCTTTTAGGTTTTGAATGGGCGAAATCAATGGAGCATGTGTTTTTTGGCAGCATAAAAGGAATATCAACAAGAAAAGGCAATGTAAAATATTTAGATGATGTTTTTGATGAAGCAAAAGAGAGAGCTCTTTCTGTGATCAATGAAAAAAATCCTGATTTGAACAATAAAGATGAGATTGCTGAAAAAATTGGTATAGGTGCAGTAGTTTTTCAAGATTTATCTAAATCACGTGTTAAAGATAGCGAGTTTGATTGGGAAAGAATTTTAGCTTTTGAGGGTGAAACAGGACCATATGTTCAATATACTTATGTTCGTATGCACAATATTTTGGAAAAAATAGGAGAGTATGCTTTAGCAGATTCCACAGATTATTCGGTACTAACAGATGATGATTCATTCAGAGTTCTAACTGAAATAGGAAGATTCAAAGAAGTTATTGAATTTGCAATTAATGACAATGAACCTTCCGTAATAGCAAATTATTTGATCACTCTTTCAAAGGCTTTTAATAAATTTTACTTAAGTAACAGGGTGATGGGAGAAGCTGAAAGTATTATGAATTCACGAATAATTTTATTACTAAACCTTAAAAATATCATGGCTAAATGCATGAATATTCTTGGTGTCCCTGTAATAGAGAAGATGTAA
- a CDS encoding AAA family ATPase, translating into MLKKSFKDKIIFENLFLDLDNSFSLYGKNGSGKTTLFEILSGEDIDFTGEIIDNYKTPEDYGYFLQFTESGFLTEKVIDEILFSNADRDKFLGMIHMFKLDEFIDKNPYSLSKSTQKLITLFITLSEEKKIYILDEPDSGLSVNNQIILARLLRDLSRKKQILIISHSKLFLKLLDFDVLHFEDKSIHKKCIEKFLHDNCQTEELVYLNKFYL; encoded by the coding sequence ATGTTAAAAAAGTCCTTTAAGGATAAAATTATTTTTGAGAACCTTTTTTTGGATTTAGACAATTCTTTTTCACTTTATGGTAAAAATGGTAGTGGGAAAACTACTTTATTTGAAATCCTATCAGGTGAAGATATTGATTTTACTGGTGAAATAATTGACAATTATAAGACTCCAGAAGATTATGGATATTTTCTTCAGTTCACTGAATCTGGTTTTTTGACAGAGAAAGTGATTGACGAAATTCTGTTTTCAAATGCCGATAGGGATAAGTTTTTGGGTATGATCCATATGTTTAAACTTGATGAATTTATAGATAAAAACCCATATTCTCTTTCAAAATCCACTCAAAAACTGATTACTCTATTCATAACTCTTTCTGAAGAAAAAAAAATTTATATTCTCGATGAACCCGACTCAGGTCTGTCAGTGAATAATCAAATTATTTTAGCCAGACTATTAAGGGATTTATCTAGAAAAAAACAAATTCTAATAATTAGTCATTCCAAACTTTTTTTAAAGCTTTTAGATTTTGATGTACTTCATTTTGAAGATAAATCCATACATAAAAAGTGTATTGAAAAATTTTTGCATGATAATTGTCAAACTGAAGAATTAGTTTATCTAAACAAATTTTATCTATAA
- a CDS encoding hybrid sensor histidine kinase/response regulator, whose translation MPDKKEVVLIVDDKQMNLDVLSEILSPGYTVITADSGEQALYLVEGFYPDLILMDVNMPPGMDGFETCALIKSNPVTSDIPIIFLTAVDNIKDKLHGLKVGGSDYITKPFYSEEVLARVKLHVKLAKTLEEHKRLSRELEFKLNERTQQLINTERHAAFSLLIQGIIHNLKSPLTALSGNSELISYILDKNKESDPTFLKFKKQIQQYNERNLEACIRLQEMIENMMCKSRNSESDINDNVDLNTLVQTEIEFMNSDPFFKHDITKEILLCDKILLISIKKGEFSQVFSNLLRNSMEAMNNTKDPVIKIVSYEEDEYAVLKIIDNGPGIPGKYLKNIFDPFFTTKKNNSENPTIGTGLGLYTCKKIMTDNFGFIEVDSEEGRTEFILSFPLSNSNSEE comes from the coding sequence ATGCCTGACAAAAAAGAGGTCGTTCTAATAGTTGATGATAAGCAGATGAATCTGGATGTTCTGTCAGAAATTTTATCTCCAGGGTATACAGTTATCACTGCAGATAGTGGAGAACAAGCTCTATATCTGGTTGAAGGATTTTATCCTGATCTGATTTTGATGGATGTAAATATGCCCCCAGGTATGGATGGGTTTGAAACATGTGCCTTGATTAAGAGCAACCCTGTTACTTCAGATATCCCTATTATTTTTTTAACAGCGGTGGATAATATAAAGGATAAACTTCATGGTTTGAAAGTTGGAGGTTCAGATTATATAACAAAACCATTTTATTCTGAGGAAGTACTGGCCAGAGTTAAACTTCATGTAAAACTGGCTAAAACTCTTGAAGAACATAAAAGACTGAGCAGAGAACTTGAGTTTAAACTAAATGAACGTACTCAGCAACTTATCAATACAGAACGACATGCAGCTTTTAGTCTTTTGATTCAAGGTATAATTCATAATTTAAAAAGTCCATTGACAGCTCTTAGTGGGAATTCAGAGTTAATTTCTTATATATTGGATAAAAATAAAGAAAGTGATCCAACCTTTCTTAAGTTTAAGAAACAGATTCAACAATACAATGAGAGAAATCTTGAAGCGTGTATTAGGCTACAGGAGATGATCGAAAACATGATGTGTAAATCACGAAACTCGGAAAGTGATATAAATGATAATGTAGATCTAAATACTCTTGTTCAAACCGAAATTGAGTTTATGAATTCTGATCCGTTCTTTAAACATGATATTACAAAAGAGATTTTATTATGTGATAAAATTCTCCTTATCAGCATTAAAAAAGGGGAATTCTCTCAAGTATTCTCAAACCTTCTCAGAAATTCCATGGAAGCTATGAACAATACAAAAGATCCAGTGATTAAAATTGTCTCATATGAGGAAGATGAATATGCTGTATTGAAAATTATTGATAATGGTCCTGGTATACCAGGAAAGTACTTGAAAAATATTTTTGATCCATTTTTTACTACAAAGAAGAACAATTCTGAAAATCCAACAATCGGTACGGGATTAGGTTTATATACCTGTAAAAAGATAATGACTGATAATTTTGGTTTTATCGAAGTTGATTCGGAGGAGGGACGTACAGAATTTATATTGAGTTTTCCTTTGAGTAATTCAAATTCAGAAGAATGA
- a CDS encoding iron-sulfur cluster assembly accessory protein — protein sequence MLNVTEIAKDELNKALVAQEDKDICIRVYVEGVGCSGPQVGLALDKKSENDKIFNINGVNFIVDSESEKTINDYEGLNIDFIDEDERSAGFSLSFNKEFGGCNSGCSCH from the coding sequence ATGCTTAATGTAACTGAAATCGCAAAAGATGAATTGAATAAAGCTCTTGTAGCTCAGGAAGATAAAGACATATGTATTCGTGTTTATGTTGAAGGTGTGGGATGTAGTGGTCCCCAAGTTGGTTTGGCATTGGATAAAAAGTCTGAAAATGACAAAATATTCAATATAAACGGTGTGAATTTCATTGTTGATTCTGAAAGTGAAAAAACAATCAATGATTATGAAGGTCTAAACATTGACTTTATTGATGAAGATGAAAGATCTGCAGGTTTTTCATTAAGTTTTAACAAAGAATTTGGTGGATGTAACAGTGGATGCAGTTGCCACTAA
- the trpB gene encoding tryptophan synthase subunit beta, which produces MRANSNGFYGEFGGAFIPNNLQNNVDELRNNYRRIIDSPNFQQELASLLKDYCGRPTPLYFSENLSRIYGKKIFLKREDLNHTGAHKINNTLGQVLLARELGKKTVIAETGAGQHGVATATVCAKFGMKCIIFMGEKDAQRQAPNVKRMKLLGAEVYEAKSGSRTLNDAINEALGYWIENPDAYYMIGSIVGPHPYPEITGEFQSVISKEMKLQIKEHTGKSYPDLIIACVGGGSNATGAFYHFIEEEKTDLLMAEAAGEGLETGKHASTTYNGRPGILHGFKSLIIQDEDNNPIESHSISAGLNYPGVGPLCAHLFSSGRAKSVYIKDNEALIAGMRLSRLEGIIPALESSHAMAALDKIDLSKYETIVINLSGRGDKDMETYMNHLDMISELEEYSEIQKVLNKSEHHIFAERL; this is translated from the coding sequence ATGAGGGCAAATAGTAATGGATTCTATGGTGAATTTGGCGGAGCGTTTATTCCAAATAATTTACAAAACAATGTTGATGAATTGAGAAATAATTACAGAAGAATTATTGACTCTCCAAATTTTCAACAGGAATTAGCATCTCTACTTAAAGATTATTGTGGAAGACCAACTCCACTCTATTTTTCAGAAAACTTGTCTAGAATATATGGGAAAAAAATATTTCTAAAAAGAGAAGATCTAAACCATACCGGAGCTCATAAGATAAATAACACCCTTGGGCAGGTACTTCTGGCTAGAGAATTAGGCAAGAAAACAGTAATTGCTGAAACCGGTGCAGGACAACATGGAGTAGCAACTGCCACTGTATGTGCTAAGTTTGGTATGAAATGTATAATTTTTATGGGAGAAAAAGATGCACAGAGACAAGCTCCAAATGTTAAAAGAATGAAGCTTTTAGGAGCTGAGGTTTATGAGGCAAAAAGTGGAAGTAGAACATTAAACGATGCAATCAATGAGGCACTGGGTTACTGGATTGAAAATCCAGATGCCTATTATATGATTGGTTCTATAGTTGGACCTCATCCTTATCCTGAAATAACAGGTGAGTTTCAATCTGTTATCAGTAAAGAGATGAAATTACAGATTAAAGAACATACAGGAAAAAGCTACCCTGATTTGATAATTGCTTGTGTAGGAGGAGGTAGTAATGCTACTGGTGCATTTTATCATTTCATTGAAGAGGAAAAAACGGATCTTCTAATGGCTGAAGCTGCTGGTGAAGGTTTGGAAACTGGTAAACATGCTAGCACAACGTATAATGGTAGACCCGGAATCCTCCACGGGTTCAAATCTTTAATTATTCAGGACGAGGATAATAATCCTATTGAATCGCACTCCATCTCAGCAGGATTAAATTATCCTGGTGTAGGACCTTTATGTGCTCATCTGTTTTCTTCAGGTAGAGCTAAATCCGTTTACATTAAAGACAACGAAGCATTAATTGCTGGAATGAGATTATCCCGATTGGAAGGAATTATTCCAGCTTTAGAATCTTCACATGCAATGGCTGCACTGGATAAAATTGACCTATCTAAATATGAAACGATTGTTATAAATTTATCAGGAAGAGGAGATAAGGATATGGAAACATATATGAATCATCTTGATATGATATCAGAGTTGGAAGAATATTCAGAGATTCAAAAAGTTCTTAATAAAAGTGAACATCATATATTTGCCGAAAGACTTTAA